One genomic region from Leptospira tipperaryensis encodes:
- a CDS encoding phosphatase PAP2 family protein — translation MSWFQDSFWFGNGFLETLRGTSLDPVLGWTSLLFHHLGGNLFFMILLSSVYIFWDRKLGIRLGVGLLTSGIVNGLAKAFFESPRPLLAWNGPGSLTEFAYGFPSGHVQSSVVIWGLVFLNAKSRPLRWLAGIIILLMPFSRMYAGVHFPGDVLGGFVLGLLGLLSIQLLFRYVPEIEASHPFPGQNLSNTKTFSLIIVVVTLPSVLLHSDRIGIEKAKSYEQVISACGALAGFAIGILISKYHSLDWKPMKTLDESLKRAGILIVGVLLFYFLPGYLVQKLLPENPVARYLRYGIVSSYIGFFSVYLLSLWREKTDFKK, via the coding sequence ATGAGTTGGTTTCAAGACTCCTTTTGGTTTGGGAATGGCTTTTTAGAAACGTTGCGTGGAACCTCTCTGGATCCGGTCTTGGGTTGGACGAGTCTATTGTTTCATCATCTGGGCGGGAATCTTTTCTTTATGATTCTTCTTTCCAGCGTTTATATTTTTTGGGATCGTAAACTCGGGATACGACTCGGAGTTGGACTCTTAACATCCGGCATCGTGAATGGATTGGCGAAAGCTTTTTTTGAAAGTCCGAGGCCGTTGCTTGCTTGGAACGGTCCCGGAAGTTTAACGGAATTTGCATACGGATTTCCATCGGGTCATGTGCAGTCTTCGGTCGTAATATGGGGACTCGTTTTTCTAAATGCAAAATCGAGACCGCTTCGATGGCTCGCGGGAATCATCATTCTTCTGATGCCTTTTTCCAGAATGTATGCGGGAGTTCATTTCCCGGGAGACGTATTGGGAGGATTTGTGCTGGGACTTCTCGGACTTTTATCGATTCAACTTTTGTTTCGATACGTTCCCGAGATCGAAGCTTCGCATCCTTTTCCGGGACAGAATCTTTCCAACACAAAAACTTTTTCTTTGATCATCGTCGTAGTAACTCTTCCCTCGGTTCTTTTGCATTCGGATAGGATCGGAATCGAAAAAGCAAAATCCTATGAGCAGGTGATATCGGCTTGTGGAGCGCTCGCCGGTTTTGCGATCGGAATTCTCATTTCAAAATATCATTCCTTGGATTGGAAGCCGATGAAGACTCTGGATGAAAGCTTAAAAAGAGCGGGAATCTTGATCGTGGGAGTTTTGCTCTTTTACTTTTTACCGGGTTATCTCGTGCAAAAACTCTTACCAGAAAATCCGGTTGCAAGATACCTTAGGTACGGGATCGTTAGCAGTTACATCGGTTTTTTCTCCGTATATCTACTGTCGCTTTGGAGAGAGAAAACAGATTTCAAAAAATAG
- a CDS encoding LIC11113 family protein, translating into MIREFRKDCTQRSFFSKMFRKKCVLLVWILFFLVLSSGRIPAEPDPTRSAQEEFKLFLKEFQKSPSEFLAISFRRKHNSVPVSPCVFEESSRFEKVIYLTYSCKEEKFPGFIYLGSQWTSWKNNPERISLGEVLKIGKKVYLEVKPSYDLGVEEHSSWDPKKKPNKETHSEKSRPPKDYKDNFGLQYFLSIAKHPAKRSLDSGKEIFFDSSCPLIFLKKDSDFYWDKATYYSFQASCIPSSPYSYIRIKSDFLGKIRLDDKDTDQIQEGAKYLGKLKIHSIEPDKIVWQEAEIYNE; encoded by the coding sequence ATGATAAGAGAATTCAGGAAAGACTGTACTCAGAGATCGTTTTTTTCGAAAATGTTTCGGAAGAAATGCGTCCTCCTCGTCTGGATTCTCTTCTTTCTCGTTCTGAGCTCGGGAAGAATTCCCGCCGAGCCGGATCCGACACGATCCGCACAGGAGGAATTCAAACTCTTTCTCAAAGAATTTCAGAAAAGCCCTTCGGAGTTTTTAGCTATATCTTTTCGAAGAAAACACAATTCAGTTCCCGTAAGTCCTTGTGTCTTTGAAGAATCCAGTCGTTTTGAAAAAGTCATCTATCTTACTTACAGTTGCAAAGAAGAAAAATTTCCGGGTTTTATCTATCTCGGTTCCCAGTGGACTTCTTGGAAAAACAATCCCGAAAGAATTTCTCTGGGTGAAGTTTTAAAAATCGGTAAGAAGGTCTATCTCGAAGTAAAACCTTCCTATGACCTGGGAGTGGAAGAACATTCTTCTTGGGATCCGAAAAAGAAACCCAACAAAGAAACTCATTCTGAAAAAAGCCGTCCTCCAAAAGACTATAAGGACAACTTCGGGCTTCAGTATTTTCTAAGCATCGCCAAACATCCGGCGAAACGAAGCCTGGATTCCGGCAAAGAAATCTTCTTTGATTCTTCCTGTCCTCTGATCTTTTTAAAAAAGGATTCCGACTTTTACTGGGATAAGGCGACGTATTATTCGTTTCAGGCGAGTTGTATTCCTTCTTCTCCGTATTCTTACATTCGTATCAAATCGGATTTTTTAGGAAAGATTCGTTTGGACGACAAGGATACGGATCAGATTCAGGAAGGCGCGAAATATCTCGGAAAATTGAAAATACATTCCATCGAACCGGACAAAATCGTCTGGCAAGAAGCGGAAATCTACAATGAATAA
- a CDS encoding ATP-binding response regulator, protein MRILFLDDEEVIRDLFREIFGSLHDLTLAGTAEEALEICKNHAFDLIVTDVRLPKMSGIDFISRLRDMGVDTPFIVITGNQDIDVSIRALRLGAVDFFIKPFRMDAIRHSLQKFENLFISSQELISKNHFQLTESRQQFAIKPSLKNLNQYVNLVMRSISLIPGIHTDDILGIKLALYELLGNSIEHGSAGINYEKKSKLLSSDINYFDHVDKICDALNEVVQLEISFENQKIYVSLKDHGAGFDPSKVPDPVTDPNASHLSGRGIFLVRMNVDELIYNEIGNEVRFSKTLKKAIEAKSKVNTG, encoded by the coding sequence ATGCGAATCCTATTCTTAGATGATGAAGAAGTAATCCGAGATCTATTTCGAGAAATATTCGGTTCCTTGCATGATCTGACTTTGGCGGGAACCGCCGAAGAAGCCCTCGAAATCTGCAAAAATCACGCTTTTGATCTGATTGTTACCGACGTACGCCTTCCTAAGATGAGCGGAATCGACTTCATTTCCAGACTGAGAGACATGGGAGTGGACACTCCTTTTATCGTTATCACAGGAAACCAAGACATCGACGTTTCCATTCGCGCGCTTCGTCTCGGAGCCGTTGACTTTTTTATCAAACCGTTTCGAATGGACGCGATCCGTCATTCTCTTCAGAAGTTTGAAAATCTTTTTATCTCCAGCCAGGAGTTGATCAGTAAGAATCACTTTCAGCTTACGGAATCCAGACAACAATTTGCAATCAAACCCAGTCTCAAAAATCTGAATCAATACGTGAATCTCGTAATGCGTTCCATTTCCTTGATCCCCGGAATTCATACGGACGATATTTTAGGGATCAAACTCGCGTTGTATGAACTCCTCGGCAACTCGATCGAACACGGGTCCGCGGGAATCAACTACGAGAAAAAATCCAAACTCCTCTCGTCCGATATAAACTACTTCGATCACGTGGATAAGATCTGCGACGCCCTAAACGAAGTCGTGCAGTTGGAAATCAGTTTTGAAAATCAGAAAATTTACGTTTCTCTCAAGGACCACGGCGCCGGCTTTGATCCTTCTAAGGTTCCGGATCCTGTCACCGATCCGAACGCGAGTCACCTTTCCGGAAGAGGAATTTTTTTGGTAAGAATGAACGTGGACGAATTGATCTATAACGAAATCGGAAACGAAGTTCGTTTTAGCAAAACCTTAAAAAAAGCGATCGAAGCCAAATCAAAAGTAAACACCGGCTGA
- a CDS encoding S1C family serine protease, with product MNKITFQNILLLLSILSGSSVSAQNGNSADLKALLDSVVIIRSDTFSEKEEPSGYSEKSINRDAGTGMVIAGNRILTNAHVVSNSSYLKIKHFNSSKFYKASVQYLGFDCDLAILKVEEEEFFNGIEPLEIADSSPALGSNLLILGYPGGDDNITLENGNVSRIERVRYSFTGLDYRKAIRVNANIVPGYSGGPAIQNGKVSGVTFQISQSQGNVAYLIPPEIINHFLKDVEDETYHGFPFPGFSFQNGYSSSLKNYLKIPEGLNGILINTVYPDSSFSDLLKPEDFVYKIDEAYLNDEGGVLDPSGIFIGEMIENKFIGDPVKVFFYRNGKNYKVEGTLKQVPSLNLYRQQGSVTSFLSAGFLFQPVNRALAGGDSRRLESSLRYHYSYYIQDELYRFTDRDIILSGVYPDPLNSKYAGYRYKILESINDRTPSSLEDFKSLWKKFYGGTISLKFRGINLPIVLDQETVDKINVRIKKRFDAEADE from the coding sequence ATGAATAAAATTACATTTCAGAATATTCTACTTTTATTAAGTATCCTTTCGGGTTCCTCCGTCTCGGCTCAAAACGGAAACTCCGCGGATCTCAAGGCTCTCCTCGACAGCGTCGTGATCATACGTAGCGACACTTTTTCCGAAAAGGAAGAACCGTCCGGTTATTCCGAAAAGTCCATCAATCGAGACGCTGGAACCGGTATGGTAATCGCGGGGAATCGGATTCTTACAAACGCTCACGTGGTTTCCAACTCGAGCTATCTCAAGATAAAACATTTTAATTCCAGCAAGTTTTACAAGGCCAGCGTTCAATATCTCGGCTTCGACTGCGACCTCGCGATCTTAAAAGTCGAGGAGGAAGAATTTTTTAACGGAATCGAACCCTTGGAAATCGCAGATTCCTCCCCCGCTCTCGGTAGTAATCTTCTGATCCTCGGTTATCCCGGAGGCGACGATAATATTACATTAGAAAACGGGAATGTTTCCAGAATCGAAAGGGTGCGTTATTCTTTTACAGGTTTGGATTATAGAAAGGCGATTCGAGTAAACGCAAACATAGTTCCCGGTTATTCCGGAGGGCCCGCGATCCAAAACGGGAAAGTTTCCGGTGTGACGTTTCAAATCAGTCAGTCTCAAGGGAACGTTGCGTATTTGATTCCTCCGGAAATCATAAATCATTTTTTAAAAGACGTGGAAGACGAGACCTATCACGGATTTCCTTTTCCGGGTTTTAGTTTTCAAAACGGTTATTCCTCTTCTCTAAAAAACTATCTCAAGATTCCGGAGGGTTTGAACGGAATTCTCATCAATACAGTGTATCCGGATTCTTCTTTTTCGGATCTTTTAAAACCGGAAGACTTCGTCTATAAAATCGACGAAGCGTATCTAAACGACGAAGGCGGAGTTTTGGATCCGAGCGGAATTTTTATCGGAGAGATGATCGAGAACAAGTTTATCGGAGATCCGGTAAAAGTATTCTTTTATCGAAACGGAAAAAACTATAAAGTGGAAGGCACTCTCAAACAAGTCCCTTCTCTGAATCTTTACAGACAACAAGGAAGTGTTACAAGTTTTCTTTCCGCCGGTTTTTTGTTTCAACCCGTGAACCGCGCCTTGGCGGGTGGAGATTCGAGACGTCTGGAGAGTTCTCTTCGTTATCACTACAGTTATTATATCCAAGACGAGCTCTATCGATTTACGGATCGGGATATCATTCTTTCCGGGGTTTATCCGGATCCGCTGAACTCGAAATACGCGGGTTATCGTTATAAAATTTTAGAGTCGATCAACGATCGAACTCCTTCGAGTTTGGAAGATTTTAAATCTCTCTGGAAAAAATTCTACGGAGGAACGATCAGTCTGAAGTTTCGAGGGATCAACCTTCCCATCGTTCTCGATCAGGAAACCGTGGATAAGATCAATGTTCGCATTAAAAAACGCTTCGACGCGGAGGCGGACGAATGA
- a CDS encoding oligosaccharide flippase family protein, with protein MLKLSGKLKKVSNLLVQFRRSGMFKSSLFVSISKAISSLLNLVFMVYSVNILTKSENGLFQYYAGFLPVLLAIAEFGLPAALVKFLAPVTGDKQKIGVLLSSSMWIKLGALGALALISLIGAVLLRESSIVVALLVLGSFVLSFNSFFESIFICFGNYISLSFWNPLPNLIRLLVLYAADHLSQRALGHLDILAIFTASPLFVLVLFFFVFPRNQLYWSGAKDQVKEMTSTLTSFNGYAFLASIFAMISDRMEIFFLKWYHSQESAAVYGTALQLFSGFVILFSVINSLIYPKLSRLVDSEEFPKFLWKSMLLAVGMAVLLSPGFFLAEWILNLLFRGKYADSIGVFQILYPNYMLQLVFSPLGIALFALGQPRMLAFLALLRLVCGLVLANLLIPEYGPTGAASSYFLGQIVSWLILTGYFLAFFRR; from the coding sequence ATGTTAAAACTTTCGGGGAAGTTGAAAAAAGTTTCGAACCTCTTGGTTCAATTCCGGAGATCCGGAATGTTCAAATCTTCCCTGTTTGTGAGCATCTCTAAAGCGATCTCTTCCTTACTCAATCTCGTGTTTATGGTCTACTCCGTAAACATACTCACAAAAAGCGAGAACGGACTCTTTCAATACTACGCCGGCTTTTTGCCCGTGCTTCTCGCGATCGCAGAATTCGGACTTCCCGCCGCTCTCGTAAAATTTCTCGCGCCCGTAACCGGAGACAAACAAAAGATCGGAGTTCTTTTGTCCTCATCGATGTGGATCAAGCTGGGGGCCTTGGGCGCGCTTGCGCTTATCAGTCTGATCGGAGCTGTACTTTTGAGAGAAAGTTCGATCGTGGTCGCACTTTTGGTCTTAGGAAGTTTTGTTCTCTCGTTCAATTCCTTTTTTGAAAGTATCTTTATCTGTTTTGGAAATTATATCTCTCTTTCATTTTGGAATCCTCTTCCGAATCTAATTCGACTCCTTGTCTTGTATGCGGCGGATCATCTCTCACAAAGGGCGCTCGGACATCTGGACATACTCGCGATCTTTACCGCGTCTCCGCTTTTTGTATTGGTATTGTTCTTCTTTGTGTTTCCGAGAAATCAACTCTACTGGAGCGGAGCGAAAGATCAGGTCAAAGAGATGACGTCCACGCTGACTTCGTTTAACGGATACGCTTTTTTGGCGTCCATCTTTGCGATGATCTCGGATCGGATGGAAATTTTCTTTTTAAAGTGGTATCATTCCCAGGAATCGGCGGCCGTGTATGGAACCGCCTTACAGCTGTTCAGCGGATTCGTGATCTTATTTTCGGTGATCAATTCTCTCATCTATCCAAAACTATCACGTCTCGTAGATTCGGAAGAATTTCCAAAGTTTCTCTGGAAGTCGATGCTCCTCGCGGTTGGAATGGCGGTTTTATTATCGCCCGGATTTTTTCTCGCGGAATGGATCTTAAATCTATTGTTTCGGGGAAAGTATGCGGATTCGATCGGAGTTTTCCAGATATTGTATCCGAATTATATGTTGCAGCTCGTATTCTCCCCCTTGGGAATTGCGTTATTCGCGCTTGGACAACCCAGGATGCTCGCGTTTTTGGCGTTATTACGATTGGTCTGCGGACTTGTTCTTGCCAATCTATTGATTCCGGAATACGGACCGACGGGCGCGGCTTCTTCTTATTTTTTGGGTCAGATCGTATCCTGGCTCATATTGACCGGATACTTCCTTGCATTCTTCCGAAGATGA
- a CDS encoding S1C family serine protease: MMVSKSLFLFLRGGILLLLFLSPFFGGPLRSETILVHFRKFSHQNPWQKGTHYEKKVPAIIANSDFILALLPPGELPLFSEMNPETAPGTRLYIFKHDPETGLALFSHRGKFSGKRRVHPNFAGAHQAGCSHFFPKLEWANPDFSNSILRMSKHQREESSERKFLYSKNIICGYSDGRWNVPAEYLSYFLHSPSSNPITHPGFYFDDALTVPEKNFYFPDSSYGIVVSEVLPGIGPVHNLFPGDAIYSINGQGFSSPPSRQEIYSRILSHNHHHSPPGTQVTLGVFRAGKRREISYGLKPYSEEFFFIPSKSGTKPPSYLISGGLFFTELTGAYLKESGDKYRENSDKKLLYLYESYNKKSHPEKNRLVFISRVFPDAENQGFHDFQDQILESVNDKRVRSLTDLKEILNESKDEYVVFRFSGNRIATFQKEQLRTLNQKIISNYNLDKLNNLD, from the coding sequence ATGATGGTATCGAAGTCTTTATTCTTATTTTTACGCGGAGGAATTTTACTCCTACTTTTTTTATCCCCATTCTTCGGAGGACCGTTACGCTCCGAAACGATCCTAGTTCACTTCCGTAAGTTTTCACACCAGAATCCGTGGCAGAAGGGAACTCACTATGAGAAAAAAGTTCCTGCGATCATAGCAAATTCGGATTTTATTCTCGCGCTACTTCCTCCGGGAGAACTTCCTCTTTTTTCGGAGATGAATCCGGAGACGGCTCCGGGAACTCGTTTGTATATTTTCAAACACGATCCTGAAACCGGACTCGCCCTTTTTTCTCACAGAGGAAAGTTTTCAGGAAAACGGAGGGTTCATCCTAATTTTGCCGGCGCGCACCAAGCCGGCTGTTCTCATTTTTTTCCAAAGTTAGAATGGGCCAATCCTGACTTTTCCAATTCGATCCTTCGTATGAGCAAACACCAAAGGGAAGAATCGAGTGAAAGAAAGTTCTTATATTCAAAAAATATAATCTGTGGATATTCCGACGGTAGATGGAACGTGCCCGCGGAATATCTTAGTTATTTTCTCCACAGCCCTTCGAGTAATCCGATCACTCATCCGGGTTTTTATTTCGACGACGCTCTTACGGTTCCGGAAAAGAATTTCTATTTTCCGGATTCTTCTTACGGGATCGTCGTTTCGGAAGTGCTTCCAGGAATCGGGCCGGTTCATAATTTATTTCCGGGCGACGCGATCTATAGCATCAACGGTCAGGGATTTTCCTCACCTCCGAGTCGTCAGGAAATCTATTCGAGAATTCTTTCCCACAATCATCACCATTCTCCTCCCGGAACTCAAGTCACCTTAGGAGTTTTTCGCGCGGGAAAAAGAAGAGAAATCTCCTACGGTTTAAAACCGTATTCCGAAGAATTCTTTTTTATTCCTTCCAAGTCGGGGACCAAACCTCCTTCGTATCTTATTTCCGGCGGTCTATTTTTCACCGAACTTACCGGTGCGTATTTGAAAGAATCCGGTGATAAATACAGAGAAAACTCGGATAAAAAACTTCTTTATCTCTACGAATCCTACAATAAAAAATCGCATCCCGAAAAGAACCGTCTCGTCTTTATCAGCAGAGTGTTTCCGGACGCGGAAAATCAGGGATTTCACGATTTTCAAGATCAGATCTTAGAGTCCGTAAACGACAAACGTGTGCGTTCTCTTACGGATTTAAAGGAAATCTTAAATGAGAGTAAAGACGAATATGTTGTCTTCCGTTTTTCGGGAAATCGGATCGCGACGTTCCAAAAAGAACAATTGCGAACCCTAAATCAGAAAATTATTTCAAACTATAATCTGGACAAACTCAATAATTTGGACTGA
- a CDS encoding lysophospholipid acyltransferase family protein: METQTESDLLESLFLIPRESVKQFLKTLLHLVYSVEVTGLENIPETGGAVLISNHTDNLDVIVQGTSVLRKVIYLGKYELFHPQETVLELLNDPNSPLNTFPLSLMKQTLVVALNALGDMQGKQLMHWGGHPILRAHNVKDAKSAALYYEELENYMVELIQKGELISVYPQGTRVENVEPGSFKALSAKLAIRAGVPIIPSGIKGAWRMMKPEAFLTGKAFGSKITYNIGKPIFPDQFPKEPLKKAAKMVTEELENRVRKLIDSPES, translated from the coding sequence ATGGAAACCCAAACAGAATCCGACCTTCTTGAAAGCCTCTTTCTCATTCCCAGAGAATCCGTAAAACAATTCCTAAAAACATTGCTTCACCTCGTATATTCCGTGGAAGTTACGGGCCTTGAAAATATTCCGGAGACCGGCGGAGCCGTTCTCATTTCGAATCACACGGACAACCTGGATGTAATCGTACAAGGGACGTCGGTTTTAAGAAAAGTGATTTATCTTGGAAAATACGAATTGTTTCATCCCCAGGAAACCGTCCTCGAACTTCTAAACGATCCCAATTCTCCCTTGAACACTTTCCCTTTAAGTCTGATGAAACAAACCCTCGTGGTTGCACTCAACGCGCTCGGAGATATGCAGGGAAAACAACTGATGCACTGGGGAGGTCATCCGATCCTAAGAGCGCATAACGTGAAAGACGCGAAGTCCGCCGCGCTGTATTATGAAGAGTTGGAAAACTATATGGTGGAGCTCATCCAAAAAGGAGAACTCATTTCGGTCTATCCTCAGGGAACGAGAGTTGAAAACGTGGAGCCGGGATCCTTCAAAGCCTTGTCCGCAAAACTCGCGATCCGCGCGGGTGTTCCGATCATCCCGAGCGGGATCAAAGGCGCCTGGAGAATGATGAAACCGGAAGCCTTTCTCACCGGAAAAGCCTTCGGCTCCAAGATCACTTACAATATCGGAAAGCCCATCTTTCCGGATCAGTTTCCAAAAGAACCTCTCAAAAAAGCGGCGAAGATGGTTACAGAAGAATTGGAGAACCGCGTGAGAAAACTCATCGATTCTCCCGAAAGCTAA